A genomic window from Cytobacillus suaedae includes:
- a CDS encoding S-layer homology domain-containing protein, which produces MGKYVIKALFITSLFTLIFVFNTTQSLASTSFTDIEGSYAKDAIQELVEKGILSGSENGQFDPTGKINRQDFAIILAKSIQLDTTTVPAQATFSDVPPNHYSYAYVEAAVKAALIDGIGEDKFGLDTHVTRENMATLFVKALGVDSTGYGDKLTFADKGQISSWAKDAVAYAVEAGLMKGDDNNLFNPHQLAERQQVALVALNFIVKAESLGVIPPTVPPVVEEPPVEQPVPEEPPVEQFPVVTLPLPIVETVGQIVGGSSGSNGDSFSVDIEGQDTKIIYYRQPGVDHKLYLNNGAVDYNTFSLFLQRSLLAMVTVQQSEEDNIKYVNVINNELNQCATSTENEEEPQAIETQAIETQSVELHSEEEPQAEM; this is translated from the coding sequence ATGGGGAAGTACGTTATCAAAGCTCTATTTATAACAAGTCTTTTTACGCTCATCTTTGTCTTTAACACAACTCAATCCCTTGCGTCTACTAGTTTTACTGATATTGAAGGTTCCTACGCGAAGGACGCTATTCAAGAATTAGTGGAGAAAGGAATTTTATCCGGTAGTGAGAATGGTCAGTTTGATCCCACAGGGAAAATAAACCGTCAAGATTTTGCTATAATTCTAGCAAAATCAATACAATTGGATACTACTACCGTGCCAGCCCAAGCAACATTTTCTGACGTTCCGCCTAATCACTATTCATACGCCTATGTAGAAGCAGCGGTTAAAGCAGCTTTGATTGATGGAATTGGTGAGGATAAGTTTGGTCTTGATACCCACGTAACACGAGAAAACATGGCAACTTTATTTGTGAAAGCACTCGGGGTAGACTCAACAGGGTATGGAGACAAGCTAACATTTGCTGATAAGGGTCAAATATCTTCGTGGGCAAAGGATGCGGTAGCATACGCTGTTGAAGCAGGATTAATGAAAGGTGATGACAACAACCTTTTTAATCCTCATCAACTTGCAGAAAGACAACAAGTGGCTTTAGTTGCTTTAAATTTTATTGTTAAAGCTGAGTCTTTAGGTGTAATTCCACCTACAGTTCCCCCTGTGGTCGAAGAACCACCAGTAGAACAACCTGTACCTGAAGAACCACCAGTCGAGCAATTTCCAGTGGTTACACTACCATTACCAATAGTTGAAACAGTAGGACAAATAGTTGGTGGAAGTAGTGGAAGCAATGGGGATTCTTTCTCAGTGGACATAGAAGGTCAGGACACAAAAATAATTTATTATAGACAACCTGGTGTGGATCATAAACTTTATTTAAATAATGGAGCAGTTGATTATAACACATTTAGTCTGTTTCTACAGAGGTCATTGCTAGCTATGGTAACTGTTCAGCAAAGTGAAGAAGATAATATAAAGTATGTTAATGTCATTAATAATGAATTGAATCAATGCGCGACTTCTACTGAAAATGAAGAAGAACCACAGGCAATAGAAACACAGGCAATAGAAACACAGTCAGTTGAACTACATTCGGAAGAAGAACCACAGGCAGAGATGTAA
- a CDS encoding RNA polymerase sigma factor produces the protein MNGLSVNEINYNHLYELFYEKLFKIAYYITKDLYLSEDIIQETFLKAFQKMNTIKDVNKIGPWLSTVTKRKAIDLVRKESKSQKIPLEDTILDIISSDNVPSIDSEVDVLFFVGEVQEKIKQLKPEQREVLLLKVNEGLKDDEIAAILNLKKATVKTRIFRARENLRDLLTIKQPA, from the coding sequence GTGAATGGACTATCTGTTAATGAAATAAATTACAATCATTTATATGAGCTTTTCTATGAGAAGTTGTTTAAGATAGCTTACTATATTACAAAGGACTTATACCTTTCGGAAGATATCATTCAAGAAACATTTCTTAAGGCATTTCAAAAAATGAATACAATTAAGGATGTAAACAAAATTGGGCCATGGTTATCAACAGTTACAAAGAGAAAAGCAATTGATTTAGTAAGAAAAGAAAGTAAAAGTCAGAAGATACCACTTGAAGATACTATATTAGATATCATATCTAGCGATAACGTTCCTTCTATAGATAGTGAGGTGGATGTTTTATTCTTTGTGGGCGAAGTTCAGGAAAAAATTAAACAACTAAAGCCTGAACAACGTGAAGTATTATTGTTAAAGGTAAACGAAGGTTTAAAAGATGATGAAATTGCAGCTATCTTAAATCTCAAAAAAGCAACTGTAAAGACCAGAATCTTTAGGGCTAGGGAAAACTTAAGAGACCTCCTAACAATAAAACAACCAGCTTGA
- a CDS encoding phage integrase SAM-like domain-containing protein gives MQRLGLRKDVNQREISLEKRSRKEIYPFDKLFESFFNFKVAEGLAKGTLDIYERVYRNFTEFLINNYLECDFRQINVDIARNYVVWLLEGHVKFDGHKFKQDKRPFTTDS, from the coding sequence ATGCAAAGATTGGGGTTGCGTAAAGACGTTAATCAAAGAGAAATCTCGCTTGAAAAAAGAAGCAGAAAAGAAATCTACCCGTTTGATAAACTTTTCGAAAGTTTTTTTAATTTTAAGGTTGCTGAAGGGCTCGCTAAAGGAACACTCGATATATATGAGAGGGTTTACCGCAATTTTACTGAATTCCTAATTAATAACTATCTAGAATGCGATTTTAGACAGATAAACGTGGATATCGCTCGCAACTATGTCGTTTGGTTACTAGAAGGTCACGTTAAGTTTGACGGGCATAAATTTAAGCAAGACAAAAGGCCTTTCACCACGGACAGCTAG
- a CDS encoding tyrosine-type recombinase/integrase, protein MLAVPDQRKYADFRDYVIMTVLLDTLCRINEVLSLKKDDIDYTVLTISISPEIAKSRKGRVVPIQKRTARLIKELIAETDFFDSEYVFLANFGEKMHTNHFRKRLTKLAVEAGIKKKVYPHLLRYTGATMFLESGGDIRHLQIILGHADLRMTMKYTHLSSKSILKQSQPQHLL, encoded by the coding sequence TTGTTAGCCGTTCCTGATCAACGGAAGTATGCGGACTTTAGAGATTACGTAATTATGACCGTTTTATTAGATACATTATGTAGAATAAATGAGGTTTTATCACTAAAAAAAGACGATATAGATTATACAGTTTTAACAATTTCTATAAGTCCTGAAATAGCAAAGTCGCGCAAAGGAAGAGTAGTCCCTATCCAAAAAAGGACTGCTAGATTAATTAAGGAGCTCATTGCGGAAACTGATTTTTTTGATTCAGAATATGTTTTCTTAGCCAACTTCGGTGAAAAAATGCACACTAACCATTTTCGAAAACGTTTGACCAAGTTGGCAGTAGAGGCTGGAATTAAGAAAAAGGTCTATCCGCATCTATTGCGTTATACAGGTGCTACAATGTTCCTTGAATCTGGAGGAGATATTCGACATTTACAGATAATATTAGGACACGCAGACCTAAGAATGACTATGAAATATACCCACCTATCTTCAAAATCAATTTTGAAACAGTCCCAACCCCAACATCTTTTGTGA
- a CDS encoding MBL fold metallo-hydrolase codes for MDKEMSYGSDYKFIPATSVASGLGKVVARDVFCQTIQVVNLILVGNTETQDFVLVDAGMPGSADDIIALTEDRFGPHSRPRAILLTHGHFDHVGAIIELINHWEVPVYAHELEIPFLTGKQSYPDPDPTVEGGLLAKLSPLYPNEPINLGNHVKPLPANGVVPEMPEWRWIHTPGHTPGHVSFFREEDRVLIAGDAFVTVKQESLYKVFTQEFEISGPPRYLTTDWESSLTSVKTLEQLKPDVAVTGHGIPISGEKLTTSLSKLVNDFDNIAVPDYGKYVDTNRELH; via the coding sequence ATGGATAAAGAAATGAGTTATGGTAGTGACTACAAATTTATACCTGCCACTTCAGTTGCAAGCGGTTTAGGTAAAGTGGTTGCTCGAGATGTATTTTGTCAAACCATTCAAGTAGTTAACCTTATCTTAGTTGGAAATACCGAAACGCAGGATTTTGTACTGGTTGATGCCGGTATGCCTGGTTCAGCAGACGATATAATAGCATTAACTGAAGATCGCTTTGGACCCCACAGTCGCCCTAGAGCTATTTTGTTAACCCACGGTCATTTTGATCATGTTGGTGCGATTATTGAACTAATTAATCATTGGGAAGTTCCAGTTTATGCACATGAATTAGAAATCCCGTTTCTCACTGGAAAGCAAAGTTATCCCGATCCAGATCCAACTGTTGAAGGTGGCTTGTTAGCCAAATTGTCCCCTTTGTACCCGAATGAGCCCATTAATTTAGGTAATCATGTAAAGCCTTTACCCGCCAATGGGGTTGTCCCTGAAATGCCTGAGTGGCGCTGGATTCATACACCAGGACATACTCCAGGACATGTATCTTTTTTTAGGGAAGAAGACCGAGTATTAATTGCGGGAGATGCATTTGTAACTGTTAAGCAAGAATCCCTATACAAAGTATTTACACAGGAATTTGAAATAAGTGGTCCTCCTAGGTATTTAACAACCGATTGGGAATCTTCTCTTACTTCTGTTAAAACATTAGAACAGTTAAAACCTGATGTGGCCGTAACAGGTCACGGCATACCAATTTCAGGAGAGAAACTAACAACAAGTCTTTCTAAGCTTGTGAATGATTTTGATAATATTGCTGTTCCTGATTATGGAAAGTATGTGGATACTAACAGGGAACTCCATTAA
- a CDS encoding DUF2188 domain-containing protein, with the protein MSWNIKDYPDSMKNLDEVVREEAISIANGLLDEGYEAGRAIAIAVARAKETYGDEDPIHHVVPHPDGWAIKKEKTQRASGIFDTKKEALKKAQQMASKEHTRLIIHRQDGKIEKHQNYK; encoded by the coding sequence ATGTCTTGGAACATAAAGGATTATCCTGATTCTATGAAAAATTTAGATGAAGTGGTTCGAGAAGAAGCAATCAGCATTGCCAATGGTTTACTAGATGAAGGGTATGAAGCCGGGAGAGCCATCGCAATTGCGGTAGCAAGAGCAAAGGAAACCTATGGAGATGAAGACCCAATTCACCATGTTGTACCACATCCTGACGGCTGGGCGATTAAAAAGGAAAAAACTCAAAGAGCAAGCGGTATTTTTGATACAAAAAAAGAAGCACTTAAGAAGGCGCAACAAATGGCTAGTAAAGAACATACAAGACTAATCATTCACAGGCAGGACGGAAAAATCGAAAAGCATCAAAATTATAAATGA
- a CDS encoding DUF1540 domain-containing protein, whose product MAQDVLCEVSSCVHNITNENKCGASQIYVVNHKEKNASSSGETDCKTFEPADL is encoded by the coding sequence ATGGCACAAGATGTATTATGTGAAGTTAGTAGCTGTGTTCATAACATAACTAATGAGAATAAGTGCGGTGCTTCTCAAATTTATGTGGTGAACCATAAGGAAAAAAATGCTTCTTCAAGTGGTGAAACAGACTGCAAAACGTTTGAACCTGCAGACCTATAA
- a CDS encoding DUF2680 domain-containing protein, protein MIKLKRLTICFSLLCVFNLFTQPADIIHAEKLEHKTDIQLTADQQEELENLYKEMFETKKQLINKYAEYGVITQDKAEEKIARLGRFQEKLKEHGYAPHWPHHGKKHNCDKSE, encoded by the coding sequence GTGATTAAACTGAAAAGATTAACTATATGTTTCTCCTTATTATGTGTTTTTAATTTATTTACCCAACCTGCTGATATCATTCATGCTGAAAAACTAGAGCATAAAACAGATATTCAGCTTACTGCTGACCAGCAAGAGGAGTTAGAAAATCTTTATAAAGAAATGTTCGAAACAAAAAAACAGCTTATTAACAAATATGCTGAGTATGGCGTTATTACACAAGATAAAGCCGAAGAAAAAATAGCTCGATTAGGTAGATTTCAAGAAAAGCTAAAAGAGCATGGATATGCTCCGCATTGGCCACACCATGGAAAAAAACATAATTGTGACAAGAGTGAGTAA
- a CDS encoding efflux RND transporter periplasmic adaptor subunit, with protein sequence MLVKKVGYYGITIILGSLILIGCAATETADVKETNREKNTEKVVDEVKETKSEETVSKQEITLKGVTEPVQEVAVSSSITGYIKELKVELGSYVERDQPLAVLDDSDLRYQIEQAKAILSLNKAEAQVRAMEQQISLNDTKVNLSVVEDVSPEITEHNNKISGLELELSFAMSKLNQEQSQLNDIQSLNQAEIEEINNSIDKISEEINLIISEIEREKELLNTKMSQQSKQKKELTETSNLQEKSNQIAKSRTSFEIQKAQNEIKSLEYLLSHLSILAPTNGFITEHNAIVGSASAANSVMFKITNIDQLFINVSIPEAFINKIKQGQEVSVTFPTLGKTVTGKIHNISIIANTNSQTFPIKVLIDNVNHEIKGGMAAQVSIVSE encoded by the coding sequence ATGTTAGTAAAAAAGGTAGGGTATTATGGAATAACTATTATCCTTGGTTCATTAATACTTATTGGTTGTGCTGCAACTGAAACGGCTGATGTGAAGGAAACTAATAGGGAGAAAAATACTGAAAAGGTCGTAGATGAAGTAAAAGAAACAAAAAGTGAAGAGACAGTATCAAAACAAGAAATTACATTAAAAGGTGTTACTGAACCTGTTCAAGAAGTTGCGGTTTCTTCTTCCATCACTGGCTACATTAAGGAACTTAAGGTTGAATTGGGGTCATATGTCGAAAGAGATCAACCTTTAGCGGTATTAGATGATAGTGATCTAAGATATCAAATTGAACAAGCCAAAGCCATCTTAAGTTTGAATAAAGCAGAAGCTCAAGTTAGGGCCATGGAACAACAGATTTCTTTAAATGATACTAAGGTGAACTTATCGGTTGTAGAGGATGTTTCTCCTGAAATTACAGAACACAATAATAAAATATCTGGCCTTGAGCTTGAGTTGAGCTTTGCTATGTCGAAACTAAATCAAGAGCAATCTCAATTAAATGACATTCAGAGTTTAAACCAAGCTGAAATAGAAGAAATTAATAACAGCATTGACAAGATAAGTGAAGAGATAAACCTAATCATTAGTGAGATAGAAAGAGAGAAAGAGTTATTAAATACCAAAATGTCTCAGCAAAGTAAACAAAAAAAGGAACTAACTGAAACCTCAAATTTACAAGAAAAGTCAAATCAGATTGCGAAAAGTCGAACATCCTTTGAAATACAAAAAGCTCAAAATGAAATAAAATCATTAGAATACCTTTTAAGCCATTTATCAATACTTGCTCCTACTAATGGCTTTATTACTGAACATAATGCCATTGTTGGAAGCGCATCAGCAGCTAATTCTGTAATGTTTAAAATTACTAATATAGATCAACTTTTTATAAATGTTAGTATACCAGAAGCTTTTATTAATAAGATAAAACAGGGGCAAGAGGTATCAGTAACCTTCCCTACATTGGGTAAAACAGTTACAGGTAAAATTCATAACATATCAATCATCGCAAATACAAACTCACAAACTTTTCCTATCAAAGTCCTTATAGATAATGTTAACCATGAAATTAAAGGTGGTATGGCTGCTCAGGTTAGTATAGTAAGTGAGTAA
- a CDS encoding YtxH domain-containing protein yields the protein MSGSNTNKKNVVVGSLLGVIIGATTALFVSPKSGKKNRKDFKNQMSTIQDQVYKIADRTKEKVSDVSQSITKNA from the coding sequence ATGAGTGGAAGTAATACAAACAAAAAAAATGTCGTAGTAGGATCATTATTAGGTGTAATCATTGGTGCAACAACAGCACTATTTGTTTCACCAAAGTCAGGTAAAAAGAATCGTAAAGATTTTAAAAATCAAATGAGTACAATACAAGATCAAGTATATAAAATCGCAGATCGTACAAAGGAAAAGGTCAGCGATGTCTCACAGTCGATAACAAAAAATGCCTGA
- a CDS encoding DMT family transporter, which yields MSQFKTKLGASLYATMSISFWGVSFVSTKAVLGKLDPFTLLVLRFGIGAIFLFILLLLKRYRFFISLKYVPHLVILGILGVFVHQVLQATALLTIDASAAGWLISFSPIFTVILSMLFLHEKMSFTKAIGMILAFTGVILITTARSGQSLHFAINVGFLLMILSTLNWAIYSILLKKLAIPYPALVVTFYMSLIGFILTTPFIIRNKGWSSLELLSTSEWAHLLFLGVFVSGIAYWYWGKAHEVLEASKVSMFMYLEPITTLIAAIVILQEEIFIKSVIGGIIIIAGVIIVNGQLMPLLFRPFMKKS from the coding sequence ATGAGTCAATTTAAAACAAAGCTCGGTGCTTCACTTTATGCAACAATGTCAATCAGTTTTTGGGGAGTTTCTTTTGTTTCCACAAAGGCAGTATTAGGAAAGCTAGATCCCTTTACCTTACTAGTTCTTCGGTTTGGAATCGGTGCTATTTTTTTATTTATACTCCTACTTTTAAAACGTTATCGATTTTTCATTTCTCTTAAATATGTTCCACATTTAGTGATTTTAGGTATCCTCGGGGTTTTTGTACATCAAGTCTTACAAGCGACTGCGTTATTAACAATTGATGCTTCAGCCGCAGGTTGGCTCATTTCCTTCTCTCCCATTTTTACAGTCATCTTGTCGATGCTGTTTTTACATGAAAAAATGAGTTTCACTAAGGCCATTGGTATGATTCTAGCTTTTACTGGAGTTATTCTTATAACAACAGCAAGAAGTGGACAATCCCTTCATTTTGCAATAAATGTGGGTTTTCTACTAATGATATTGAGTACGTTAAACTGGGCTATCTATTCTATACTCTTAAAGAAATTAGCAATCCCTTACCCAGCTCTCGTTGTAACTTTCTATATGAGTCTGATCGGCTTCATTCTAACAACACCGTTTATTATTAGAAATAAGGGATGGTCTTCACTCGAGTTATTATCTACTTCAGAATGGGCTCATTTGTTATTTTTAGGTGTTTTTGTTTCAGGAATCGCCTATTGGTATTGGGGAAAAGCACATGAAGTATTGGAAGCTTCAAAAGTATCAATGTTCATGTACCTAGAGCCAATTACTACCCTCATTGCGGCAATAGTGATACTACAAGAAGAAATATTTATTAAAAGTGTAATTGGAGGCATTATTATTATTGCAGGTGTAATCATTGTAAATGGTCAACTTATGCCTTTACTATTCCGTCCTTTTATGAAGAAGTCGTAA
- a CDS encoding PRC-barrel domain-containing protein, with protein MLHEGNQLKKFDIHATDGSIGTVHDLFFDDEKWTTRYLVVDTMKWLPGRKVLVSPMSIQNVNIPENKVELALTKENIKNSPDIDTDKPVSKQKEIEIGSYYGYPPYRSIAGTEVGGQYLVPGQLAVSLEKEQGNINHDDIERADEPNLRSMKEVTGYHIHAVDGNIGHVEDFIICPITWTLRYMVVDTKNWWPGKKVLVSPDWIKDVRWADSKVYVDLSVDTIKNGPEYEKDKFINREFEEVLYDKYNKRKYWY; from the coding sequence TTGCTACACGAAGGCAATCAGTTAAAAAAGTTTGATATACATGCAACAGATGGATCAATCGGAACCGTTCACGACTTGTTTTTCGATGATGAGAAATGGACAACCCGTTATTTAGTTGTTGATACAATGAAATGGTTACCTGGACGAAAGGTTCTTGTATCACCGATGTCAATTCAAAATGTTAACATTCCAGAGAATAAAGTAGAATTAGCATTAACAAAAGAGAACATAAAAAATAGTCCTGATATCGATACCGATAAACCAGTATCAAAGCAAAAAGAAATAGAGATTGGGAGCTATTATGGTTACCCTCCATACCGAAGCATTGCTGGGACAGAAGTTGGAGGACAATACTTGGTTCCTGGGCAGTTGGCAGTTAGTTTAGAAAAAGAGCAGGGAAATATTAATCATGATGATATTGAAAGAGCAGATGAACCAAATCTGCGAAGTATGAAGGAAGTGACTGGCTATCACATCCATGCTGTAGACGGAAATATTGGTCATGTGGAAGATTTCATCATTTGTCCTATAACATGGACGCTGAGGTATATGGTTGTGGACACGAAAAATTGGTGGCCAGGTAAGAAAGTCCTCGTTTCACCAGATTGGATAAAAGACGTAAGGTGGGCAGATAGTAAGGTTTATGTAGACTTATCAGTTGATACGATTAAAAATGGGCCGGAATATGAAAAGGACAAATTTATTAATAGAGAGTTTGAAGAAGTACTATATGATAAATATAACAAAAGAAAGTATTGGTATTAA
- a CDS encoding DMT family transporter, which produces MNKISAPYIALLIGVVAVSTSAIFVKLANAPAPVIAFYRLFFSVLLMSPLFLLKYRHEIKLISKRDWLFSSVAGVFLAFHFILWFESLNYTSVASSTVLVTLQPIFAFIGTYLFFKEKAGYKALLSGGLGITGSIIISWGDFNISGMALFGDLLALVSCAMVTTYLLFGQTVRKRLSLITYTFIVYGISTLTLFLYVVLLQYPIIPSDNGDWIYFLLLAIVPTLLGHSLFNWSLKWLSTSVISMSILFEPIGAGVLAYYILGENVVWTQVVGGIIIILGISLYAVSEKKKPRVKETKTLNAS; this is translated from the coding sequence ATGAATAAAATTAGCGCACCATATATCGCTTTACTTATTGGGGTTGTCGCGGTCTCAACATCTGCCATTTTTGTGAAATTGGCTAATGCTCCCGCACCTGTCATAGCTTTTTATCGTTTGTTTTTTTCAGTTTTACTAATGTCACCTCTATTTCTATTAAAATATAGGCATGAAATTAAATTGATATCTAAGAGGGATTGGCTATTTTCGTCGGTTGCAGGTGTTTTTTTGGCCTTTCATTTTATTTTATGGTTTGAATCGCTGAACTATACTTCGGTTGCGAGTTCGACAGTTTTGGTGACCTTACAACCAATTTTTGCATTTATAGGAACCTATCTATTCTTTAAAGAGAAAGCTGGCTATAAGGCTTTATTAAGTGGTGGGCTTGGCATAACAGGAAGTATTATTATTAGTTGGGGAGACTTTAACATAAGCGGGATGGCCTTATTTGGGGATTTATTAGCATTAGTTTCTTGTGCTATGGTTACAACCTACTTGTTATTCGGTCAAACTGTCAGAAAAAGACTCTCATTAATTACGTATACATTCATTGTCTATGGCATAAGTACTTTAACCCTTTTTCTGTATGTAGTGCTTTTACAATATCCTATTATTCCTTCAGATAATGGCGATTGGATCTATTTTCTTTTATTAGCAATTGTTCCAACCTTATTAGGCCATTCCTTATTTAATTGGTCACTGAAGTGGCTAAGTACTTCGGTTATATCTATGAGTATACTTTTTGAACCAATTGGAGCGGGTGTCTTAGCCTATTATATACTTGGAGAGAATGTTGTATGGACACAGGTAGTAGGGGGAATCATCATTATTCTAGGAATTTCCTTGTATGCAGTTAGTGAAAAGAAGAAACCCAGAGTAAAGGAAACTAAAACATTGAACGCTAGTTAA
- a CDS encoding AMP-binding protein: MDILKDVTIGQLLRDAVTKYGKKEAIVYSKENIRYTYEEFFEETSKLAKSLIKLGIKKGEHIAIWATNVPEWLLLQYASARIGAVLVTINTSYQSSELEYLLKQSDTTTLFSINGFKGTSYIDIINTVCHHKLTTSQPGNLHLDHLPYLKNVIYIGESKAPNGMMDWSDLVTLGDDVSDTVLLGREQSLDSSDVINMQYTSGTTGFPKGVMLTHHNIVNNGHLVAKSMKLNAEDRLCIPVPFFHCFGCVLGSLACVSVGATMVPIIEFNPELVLETIEKERCTGLHGVPTMFIAELNHENFSKYNLSTLRTGIMAGSNCPIEVMKKLINEMGMTDITIAYGQTESSPVITQTTTTDSLERRVNSVGKAHTHVEVKIVDPVTENEVPSGIQGELCTRGYLVMKGYYKMPDATHEAIDSEGWLHTGDLATMDDEGYVKITGRLKDMIIRGGENVYPREIEEFLYQHDSVLDVQVVGVPDEKYGEKVAACIKLKEGHMITTEDIRSFCTGKLAFYKIPEYIIFVDDYPMTASGKIQKFKLREQANEWISQTAKTV; encoded by the coding sequence ATGGATATATTAAAGGATGTTACAATCGGGCAACTACTTAGGGATGCAGTAACTAAATACGGTAAAAAAGAAGCCATCGTTTATTCAAAAGAGAATATCCGGTATACATATGAAGAATTTTTCGAAGAAACCTCAAAACTTGCAAAAAGCCTTATAAAATTGGGTATAAAAAAAGGAGAACATATTGCAATATGGGCAACTAATGTTCCTGAGTGGCTACTTCTTCAATATGCGTCTGCTAGAATCGGCGCCGTTTTAGTAACTATAAATACAAGCTATCAATCAAGTGAACTTGAATATTTACTTAAACAATCAGATACAACCACACTTTTTAGTATTAATGGGTTTAAAGGTACTTCCTACATAGACATTATTAACACCGTTTGTCATCATAAACTCACTACCTCTCAACCAGGTAACCTACACCTAGATCATCTACCCTACTTAAAGAACGTAATTTATATTGGAGAAAGTAAGGCCCCAAATGGAATGATGGATTGGAGTGACTTAGTTACACTAGGGGACGATGTAAGTGATACAGTCTTACTTGGACGAGAACAATCACTAGATTCTTCTGACGTCATTAACATGCAATATACTTCTGGGACAACTGGTTTTCCTAAGGGGGTTATGTTAACACATCATAATATTGTAAATAATGGTCATTTAGTTGCAAAATCCATGAAACTAAATGCAGAGGATAGATTATGTATCCCTGTTCCCTTTTTTCATTGTTTTGGATGTGTGTTAGGCTCACTAGCATGCGTATCGGTAGGAGCCACAATGGTTCCAATAATAGAATTTAACCCTGAACTTGTGTTAGAGACCATTGAAAAAGAAAGATGCACTGGGCTACATGGTGTACCAACTATGTTTATAGCCGAGTTAAACCATGAGAACTTTTCTAAATACAATTTATCAACTTTAAGAACAGGAATTATGGCAGGGTCTAATTGTCCAATTGAAGTTATGAAAAAGTTAATTAACGAAATGGGTATGACCGATATTACAATTGCATATGGTCAGACTGAATCATCACCAGTTATAACCCAAACAACAACGACTGACTCCCTCGAACGGAGGGTAAATTCAGTTGGTAAAGCACATACACATGTTGAGGTTAAAATTGTTGACCCTGTTACCGAAAATGAAGTACCTTCTGGAATTCAAGGTGAGCTTTGTACGCGAGGATATCTTGTAATGAAAGGCTACTACAAAATGCCAGATGCTACACATGAAGCAATTGATTCTGAAGGTTGGCTTCATACTGGAGATTTGGCAACAATGGATGATGAAGGATATGTTAAAATCACAGGCCGTCTAAAAGATATGATTATCAGAGGCGGTGAGAATGTTTATCCTAGGGAGATTGAAGAATTCCTTTATCAACATGATAGTGTACTTGATGTTCAAGTGGTTGGAGTTCCAGATGAAAAGTACGGTGAAAAAGTGGCCGCATGTATTAAGCTCAAAGAAGGGCATATGATTACTACCGAGGATATACGGAGCTTCTGTACAGGGAAACTAGCATTTTACAAAATCCCAGAATACATTATATTTGTTGATGACTACCCAATGACAGCTTCTGGAAAAATCCAGAAATTTAAGCTTCGTGAACAAGCAAATGAATGGATTTCACAAACAGCTAAAACAGTATAA